Proteins encoded together in one Hymenobacter monticola window:
- a CDS encoding pyridoxal phosphate-dependent aminotransferase, which yields MPETVAPTTSPLSDRVTVMQESATIAMAKKCRELIAQGLDVINLSFGEPDFQTPQYIKDAAKQALDDGFTFYTPVAGIPDLRQAICDKFKRDNQLDFQPNQIVVSTGAKQALANAVMSLVNPGEEVIVFSPYWVSYEEMVKLADGVAVPLVGSLENEYKVTAAQLEAAITERTKLIMYSSPCNPTGAVFSREELGAIAEVLARHPQVYALADEIYEYINFVGEHVSLAQFPEVRNRVITVNGFSKGYAMTGWRLGYLAARPDIAYACEKMQSQITSGTSSIMQRAGLAALRGGRASADEMVAAYRRRRDLVLDIVKDIPGFKTPTPSGAFYIFPEVSAYFGRTAPDGRTIGNAMDLALYLLNEALVSAVSGEAFGAPNCMRFSTAASDEKLAEAFRRVKASLAKLA from the coding sequence ATGCCCGAAACCGTTGCTCCCACCACCTCTCCGCTGTCCGACCGGGTAACGGTCATGCAGGAATCGGCCACCATTGCCATGGCTAAGAAGTGCCGGGAACTGATTGCCCAGGGCCTCGACGTCATCAACCTCAGCTTTGGCGAGCCGGATTTTCAGACGCCGCAGTACATCAAGGATGCAGCCAAGCAAGCGCTGGATGACGGCTTCACGTTTTACACGCCCGTGGCCGGCATCCCGGATTTGCGGCAGGCCATCTGCGACAAGTTCAAGCGCGACAACCAGTTGGACTTTCAGCCCAACCAGATTGTGGTGAGCACCGGCGCTAAGCAGGCCCTGGCCAATGCGGTGATGAGCCTGGTGAATCCAGGCGAGGAAGTCATCGTGTTTTCGCCCTACTGGGTGAGCTACGAGGAAATGGTGAAGCTGGCCGATGGCGTGGCCGTGCCGCTGGTGGGCTCGCTCGAAAACGAGTACAAGGTGACCGCCGCGCAACTCGAAGCGGCTATCACGGAGCGCACCAAGCTCATCATGTATTCGTCGCCCTGCAACCCCACAGGTGCCGTTTTCAGCCGCGAGGAACTGGGCGCCATTGCCGAAGTGCTGGCCCGTCACCCGCAGGTGTACGCCCTGGCCGACGAGATTTACGAGTACATCAATTTCGTGGGCGAGCACGTGAGCCTGGCCCAATTCCCGGAGGTGCGCAACCGGGTGATTACCGTGAACGGCTTCTCGAAAGGCTACGCCATGACCGGCTGGCGCCTGGGCTACCTGGCCGCCCGCCCCGACATTGCCTACGCCTGCGAAAAAATGCAGAGCCAGATTACTTCGGGCACTTCTTCTATCATGCAGCGCGCCGGGCTGGCCGCCTTGCGCGGTGGCCGTGCCTCGGCCGATGAGATGGTGGCCGCTTACCGTCGCCGCCGCGATTTGGTGCTCGACATCGTGAAGGACATTCCCGGTTTCAAAACGCCCACTCCTAGCGGCGCTTTCTACATTTTTCCGGAAGTATCGGCCTATTTCGGCCGCACTGCGCCCGATGGCCGCACCATTGGCAATGCCATGGATTTGGCCCTGTACCTGCTGAACGAGGCGCTAGTATCGGCCGTGTCGGGCGAGGCATTTGGGGCGCCTAACTGCATGCGTTTCAGCACCGCCGCTTCCGATGAAAAGCTGGCGGAGGCTTTCCGGCGGGTGAAGGCCAGCCTGGCGAAGCTGGCGTAA
- a CDS encoding bifunctional heptose 7-phosphate kinase/heptose 1-phosphate adenyltransferase, whose protein sequence is MPTSDSSLQTLFNDFNKLRVLIIGDVMVDAYVWGRATRLSPEAPVPVVHVARTENRLGGAANVALNVQALGATPLLCAVIGTDAGGDQLLQLLHESGLPADGILRSAQRPTTVKQRILAQGQQLLRIDSEVETDLNTDESAQLLSAYDDLLARADVVVFEDYDKGVLSESIITECIARARQRGIPTVVDPKKNNFLAYRHCTLFKPNLKELREGLKLEFGDPVADRPGFEAAVARLQEVLTPEIVLVTLSEYGVFAQQQGQKTYLPAHLRTISDVSGAGDTVISIAALCVALGRPAAFTAALANLGGGLVCEQVGVVPVQKQRLLEEAREAGLL, encoded by the coding sequence TTGCCTACATCTGATTCCTCCCTGCAAACGCTGTTCAACGACTTCAACAAGCTGCGCGTCCTCATCATCGGCGACGTGATGGTGGATGCTTACGTGTGGGGCCGCGCCACGCGCCTCTCGCCCGAGGCGCCGGTGCCGGTGGTGCACGTGGCCCGAACCGAAAACCGCCTCGGCGGGGCCGCCAACGTGGCCCTCAACGTGCAGGCCCTCGGCGCCACGCCGCTGCTGTGCGCCGTAATTGGTACCGACGCGGGCGGCGACCAATTGCTGCAGCTGCTGCACGAGAGCGGCCTGCCCGCCGATGGCATCCTGCGCAGCGCCCAGCGGCCCACCACGGTGAAGCAGCGCATCCTGGCCCAGGGCCAGCAGCTGCTGCGCATCGACTCGGAAGTGGAAACCGACCTGAACACCGACGAAAGCGCCCAGCTGCTCTCGGCCTACGACGACCTGCTGGCCCGCGCCGACGTGGTGGTGTTTGAAGATTACGACAAGGGCGTGCTCAGCGAATCCATTATTACCGAGTGCATTGCCCGGGCCCGGCAGCGCGGCATCCCAACGGTGGTCGACCCCAAAAAGAATAACTTCCTGGCCTACCGTCACTGCACCCTGTTCAAGCCCAACCTGAAAGAGCTGCGCGAGGGCCTGAAGCTGGAATTTGGCGACCCGGTGGCCGACCGCCCCGGCTTCGAGGCCGCGGTAGCGCGGTTGCAGGAGGTACTCACGCCGGAAATCGTGCTGGTGACACTGTCGGAATACGGCGTATTTGCGCAGCAGCAAGGGCAGAAAACCTACCTGCCGGCCCACCTACGCACTATTTCTGATGTGTCGGGCGCGGGTGATACCGTCATCAGCATCGCGGCGCTGTGCGTGGCGCTGGGGCGGCCGGCGGCCTTCACGGCGGCGCTGGCCAACCTGGGCGGTGGGCTGGTGTGCGAGCAAGTGGGCGTGGTGCCCGTGCAGAAACAGCGGCTGCTGGAAGAAGCCCGGGAAGCAGGGCTACTGTGA
- a CDS encoding carboxypeptidase-like regulatory domain-containing protein, with protein sequence MVRTCVALALSAALVGCGKHEEAAAPTTTFTGKVVLHDEAGALLPDHSGTVISLYDAPATSTTTDADGSFSLANVAAGAHRLQIYKSVGTVSYGTYYTDEIATTAATYLLPQTVHLGRRLLGPQNYYDITYRSDNANKRLIVSGVRKTTITTDTRALYHRVFLDLPVGYDGGLDLSSFKFSRLYRNNLTTGFSDTIPFSVLTAQNVRPYVTMVVLNDNPRTDSCIAPFISTFPNGKTVRFARSYPSAGGFTGYTNVTWGR encoded by the coding sequence ATGGTCCGCACCTGCGTCGCACTGGCTTTAAGCGCGGCCCTTGTCGGATGTGGCAAACACGAAGAAGCCGCCGCACCGACGACCACGTTCACCGGAAAAGTAGTGCTCCACGACGAAGCCGGCGCCTTGCTGCCCGACCACAGCGGCACCGTTATCAGCCTCTACGATGCCCCCGCTACCAGTACCACAACCGACGCCGACGGCAGCTTTTCCCTTGCAAATGTTGCGGCCGGTGCCCACCGTTTGCAGATTTATAAGTCGGTCGGAACCGTTAGCTACGGCACCTACTACACCGACGAAATCGCGACCACAGCGGCTACCTACCTCCTGCCCCAAACCGTTCACCTCGGCCGCAGGCTGCTGGGCCCCCAAAACTATTACGACATCACCTACCGCAGCGACAACGCAAACAAGCGCTTAATTGTGAGCGGAGTGCGCAAAACAACCATTACCACCGATACCCGAGCCCTTTACCACCGGGTTTTTCTCGACCTGCCGGTTGGCTACGACGGCGGGCTGGACCTATCCAGCTTCAAATTCTCCAGGCTTTACCGCAACAACTTGACGACCGGCTTTTCCGACACCATCCCTTTTTCCGTCCTTACGGCCCAAAACGTCCGCCCGTACGTCACCATGGTTGTGCTGAATGACAACCCCAGGACGGATTCCTGCATCGCACCCTTCATCAGCACCTTCCCGAACGGGAAGACCGTCCGATTTGCCCGCTCGTACCCATCGGCAGGCGGCTTTACGGGTTATACCAACGTGACTTGGGGCCGATAG
- a CDS encoding sugar O-acetyltransferase: MPTEQEKMLAGEFYAAFDPELLAARTRAKRLLHRLNVTEYLVTDASRKILAELIPHTGRNLWVEPPFHCDYGSHIYCGDNVYFNVNCVVLDAARVTIGSNVLFGPGVQLYAATHPLDAAVRRSLELALPISIGDDCWLGGGTIVCPGVSIGAGCVIGAGSVVTKDIPPYSLAVGNPARVVRSIANYN; the protein is encoded by the coding sequence ATGCCCACGGAGCAGGAAAAAATGCTGGCCGGCGAGTTCTACGCCGCCTTCGACCCCGAGCTACTGGCGGCGCGCACCCGCGCCAAGCGCCTCCTGCACCGCCTCAACGTCACGGAATACCTCGTCACGGATGCGTCCCGCAAAATTCTGGCCGAGCTCATTCCCCACACCGGCCGCAACCTGTGGGTGGAGCCACCCTTCCACTGCGACTACGGCAGCCACATCTACTGCGGCGACAACGTGTATTTCAACGTGAATTGTGTGGTGCTCGACGCTGCGCGCGTCACTATTGGCTCCAACGTGCTGTTCGGCCCCGGCGTGCAGCTTTACGCCGCCACCCACCCGCTCGACGCCGCCGTGCGCCGCAGCCTGGAGCTGGCCCTTCCCATCAGCATCGGCGACGACTGCTGGCTTGGCGGCGGCACCATTGTGTGCCCCGGCGTGAGTATCGGCGCGGGCTGCGTCATCGGGGCGGGCTCGGTGGTCACGAAGGACATTCCGCCCTACTCGCTGGCCGTGGGCAACCCGGCGCGGGTGGTGAGGAGCATCGCCAACTACAATTAA
- a CDS encoding M1 family aminopeptidase gives MPRLPLVFLLGLLGLAPMAWAQPRAQILLKVEPGSKHFWCRYTLRLPAGAAPAPVLLNLNRSFRVLSVRSPRARQVVTKPYWYAGFQDTLQGITLHYPPGNQQPHRITVTYEGTLTARYATEHVLEFSRNTVWVPFLPYKEDELTKYELEVQAPAGYDVVSTRPPAAHRSGRFTFRGATSAIEPTALISRDFQRLASSAPGPPVAVVKAGPLLPADTVLLTKATDIVAFYNQSIGRRDAIPRFTVLLPGTNRNAAGLLDNAVDITYSDFDVRKRDELLILAHEISHKWWAYGSVSSYEEWLNEAFATYSSLLYLQASGDTTGFRLELDTRLKAAVGAPGIIGFDRSKFDYPTTRRVVYAKGTAVLHALHTRVGNDKFTSILAATAAQKTATTEAFLTTVGQEAGPETQRWLRDLLTR, from the coding sequence GTGCCGAGGCTTCCCCTAGTTTTCCTGCTCGGCCTGCTGGGCCTAGCCCCGATGGCGTGGGCTCAGCCCCGCGCGCAGATTCTCCTTAAGGTGGAGCCCGGCAGCAAGCATTTCTGGTGCCGCTACACCCTGCGGCTGCCCGCCGGAGCGGCCCCCGCCCCCGTGCTGCTGAATTTGAACCGAAGCTTTCGGGTACTGTCGGTACGCAGCCCGCGAGCGCGGCAGGTGGTCACGAAGCCCTACTGGTACGCGGGTTTTCAGGATACGCTGCAGGGCATCACGCTACATTACCCGCCCGGCAACCAGCAGCCCCACCGCATCACCGTCACCTACGAAGGCACCCTGACGGCCCGGTATGCCACCGAGCACGTGCTGGAATTCAGCCGAAACACCGTTTGGGTGCCCTTCTTGCCCTACAAAGAAGACGAACTGACGAAATACGAGCTGGAGGTGCAGGCGCCCGCCGGCTACGACGTGGTGAGCACCCGGCCGCCGGCCGCCCACCGCAGCGGGCGCTTCACGTTTCGGGGCGCCACCTCCGCCATCGAGCCCACCGCGCTGATATCCCGCGATTTCCAGCGCCTGGCATCCTCAGCGCCCGGGCCACCCGTCGCGGTAGTGAAAGCCGGCCCCCTACTCCCGGCCGATACCGTGCTGCTGACCAAAGCCACGGACATTGTGGCTTTCTACAACCAGAGCATTGGCCGGCGCGATGCCATTCCGCGCTTCACGGTGCTGCTGCCCGGCACCAACCGCAACGCCGCCGGCCTGCTCGACAACGCCGTGGACATCACCTACTCGGACTTCGATGTGCGCAAACGCGACGAGCTGCTGATTCTGGCGCATGAAATCAGCCACAAGTGGTGGGCCTACGGCTCCGTCAGCAGCTACGAGGAGTGGCTTAACGAGGCTTTTGCCACTTATTCCAGCCTGCTCTACCTGCAAGCCAGCGGCGATACCACCGGCTTTCGGTTGGAACTAGACACCCGGCTCAAAGCGGCCGTTGGCGCCCCCGGGATTATCGGTTTCGACCGTAGCAAATTCGACTACCCCACTACCCGCCGCGTGGTGTATGCCAAGGGCACGGCCGTGCTGCACGCCCTGCACACCCGCGTGGGCAACGATAAGTTCACCAGCATCCTGGCCGCCACCGCCGCACAAAAAACCGCCACCACCGAAGCCTTCCTCACTACAGTAGGCCAGGAAGCCGGACCCGAAACCCAGCGCTGGCTCCGCGACCTGCTCACCCGCTAA
- a CDS encoding zinc ribbon domain-containing protein YjdM, translating to MDVKDSNGTLLAEGDAVTLIKDLKVKGSSLTLKRGTLVKNIRLTNSPAEIEGRAGGSTMVLKTEFLKKA from the coding sequence ATGGACGTAAAAGACAGCAACGGCACCCTGCTCGCCGAAGGCGACGCCGTTACCCTCATCAAAGACCTCAAGGTAAAAGGCTCCTCGCTTACCCTCAAGCGTGGCACACTGGTCAAGAATATACGCCTCACCAACAGCCCCGCCGAGATTGAAGGCCGCGCCGGCGGCAGCACCATGGTGCTCAAAACCGAGTTTCTGAAGAAAGCCTAG
- the hemE gene encoding uroporphyrinogen decarboxylase, producing MLKNDLFLRAARGEATERTPVWLMRQAGRILPEYRALRARLSGFKELVETPELAAEVTIQPIDALDVDAAIIFSDILVVPDAMGLRYEMVEARGPLFPETIKSAADIDKLRIPDPEEGLGYVLEALRITKKALNGRVPLIGFAGAPWTLLAYMVEGHGSKTFSKARGMLYREPALAHQLLAKITATTIAYLKAQVAAGAQVVQIFDSWAGTLPPAHYTEFSARYIAEITEALAPLVPVTVFAKGAWWAVPEFAATACRTIGLDWNQDPAQVRQQAGNKTLQGNLDPCALYGTREQVKAATETMLRQFAGGPHIANLGHGVYPDTDPDNVRVFVDTVKGWRG from the coding sequence ATGCTGAAAAACGACCTTTTCCTCCGTGCTGCCCGTGGCGAAGCCACCGAGCGCACGCCTGTTTGGCTGATGCGCCAGGCCGGCCGCATCCTACCCGAATACCGCGCCCTGCGCGCCCGCCTCTCCGGCTTTAAAGAGCTGGTGGAAACGCCCGAGCTGGCCGCCGAAGTCACCATCCAGCCCATCGACGCGCTGGACGTGGACGCCGCCATCATCTTCTCCGACATCCTGGTGGTGCCCGACGCCATGGGCCTGCGCTACGAAATGGTGGAAGCCCGCGGCCCCCTGTTCCCGGAAACCATCAAGTCTGCCGCCGACATCGACAAGCTCCGCATCCCCGACCCGGAGGAAGGCCTCGGCTACGTGCTCGAAGCCCTGCGCATCACCAAAAAAGCCCTTAATGGCCGCGTGCCCCTCATCGGCTTCGCCGGCGCCCCCTGGACGCTGCTGGCCTACATGGTGGAAGGCCACGGCTCCAAAACCTTCAGCAAAGCCCGCGGCATGCTCTACCGCGAGCCCGCCCTGGCCCACCAGCTGCTGGCCAAAATAACCGCCACCACCATTGCCTACCTGAAAGCCCAGGTAGCGGCCGGGGCCCAGGTGGTGCAGATTTTTGATTCCTGGGCCGGCACCCTGCCGCCCGCGCACTACACGGAGTTTTCGGCCCGCTACATCGCCGAAATCACCGAAGCCCTGGCCCCGCTCGTGCCCGTCACGGTGTTTGCCAAAGGCGCCTGGTGGGCCGTGCCGGAGTTTGCCGCCACCGCCTGCCGCACCATCGGCCTCGACTGGAACCAGGACCCGGCCCAGGTGCGCCAGCAGGCCGGCAACAAAACCCTGCAAGGCAACCTCGACCCCTGCGCCCTCTACGGCACCCGCGAGCAGGTGAAAGCGGCTACCGAAACCATGCTGCGCCAGTTTGCCGGCGGCCCCCACATCGCCAACCTCGGCCACGGCGTGTATCCGGATACCGACCCCGACAATGTCCGCGTGTTCGTGGACACGGTGAAGGGCTGGCGGGGGTAA
- a CDS encoding TonB-dependent receptor — MKNSLFSASLLLLATSLLANTNQAQAQAPTDVRGAVQSAGNSPIEFATVTLHRAKDSTVVKTEFSDAKGLFQFERAAAGRYLVSAAQVGFERRWSQPFEANGQPVELPALTLATSAATQLKEVKVVGQKPLYEREADRTIVNVEGSTLAAGNTSLDVLRRSPGVTVDGNDNLALRGRQGVLVLIDGKRQPMTGTELAEYLRALPAEQLKSIELITNPPAKYDAQGGAGIIAINLKKDQRLGSNGTLNLTYGRGEYNRYTGGLSLNHREKNLNLFGSYNYANRSFLNLLTIHRDFYGPSTAGSRQLISTSDQDNSQPVTARSHSWRGGLDYNLSEKTTVGAVVSGLSNRNTPKGTNQSVVYDLLRNQVQRYNSTNTGENHLENFAGNLNFRHTFANAAGPQELTADADYARYRSTRDQLLQTYFVGEPALANRLDQDGRLAIQSVKADYTQALSKELRLDVGAKASLVTADNDLQNFTNGQLDLNRSNRFRYDENINAGYLNLNYSQPKLTLQVGLRGEQTRATGRQDREVEYQNFERNYFQLFPSAAIKRQLTENHELAMSLSRRIDRPGYQQLNPFRQLIDRTTSGSGNPNLLPQTSYNVELTHTFKQKYSLGLSYSRTSDPIINTVEPESQSTVVSTFRNLDLQHYYALTLTAPVDITKWWKTYNNAVLYYNRFEGAVAGTNLDRGGATLNLTSNHTFTFGKGWGAELNGSYDSRQVEGFFVQRPNGELSAGVQKSLWDRKGTLKLAVNDIFFTRIGRVTSTYDNYVERFVMQRDTRFVNLTFGYRFGNEKLAPTKRRSGGAEDEKRRAG; from the coding sequence ATGAAAAACTCACTTTTTTCAGCTTCTCTCCTGCTGCTGGCGACGAGTTTGCTTGCCAACACCAATCAGGCGCAAGCCCAAGCGCCCACCGACGTGCGCGGCGCCGTTCAAAGTGCCGGCAACAGCCCCATCGAATTTGCGACGGTGACTCTGCACCGGGCCAAGGATTCGACGGTGGTGAAAACCGAGTTTAGCGACGCCAAGGGGCTTTTTCAGTTTGAGCGGGCCGCGGCGGGGCGCTACCTCGTATCGGCGGCGCAGGTGGGCTTTGAGCGGCGGTGGTCGCAGCCGTTTGAGGCTAATGGGCAACCCGTGGAGTTACCGGCCCTGACGCTGGCCACCAGCGCCGCCACGCAACTCAAGGAGGTGAAAGTGGTGGGCCAGAAGCCGCTGTATGAGCGCGAAGCCGACCGCACCATCGTGAACGTGGAGGGCTCGACGCTGGCGGCCGGCAACACTTCGCTGGATGTGCTGCGCCGGTCGCCGGGCGTGACCGTGGACGGCAACGACAACCTGGCCCTACGCGGCCGTCAGGGCGTGCTAGTGCTCATCGACGGCAAGCGCCAGCCCATGACGGGCACCGAGCTGGCCGAGTACCTGCGCGCCCTGCCCGCCGAGCAGCTCAAAAGCATCGAGCTGATTACCAACCCGCCGGCCAAATATGACGCCCAGGGCGGCGCCGGCATCATCGCCATCAATCTCAAAAAAGACCAACGCCTGGGCTCCAACGGTACCCTGAACCTGACCTACGGCCGGGGCGAATACAACCGCTACACCGGCGGCCTGAGCCTCAACCACCGCGAGAAAAACCTGAACCTATTCGGCTCTTACAACTACGCCAACCGCTCTTTTCTGAACCTGCTGACGATTCACCGAGACTTCTACGGCCCCTCGACCGCGGGCAGCCGCCAGCTCATCAGCACCTCGGACCAGGACAATAGCCAGCCCGTGACGGCGCGCTCGCACAGCTGGCGCGGCGGGCTCGATTACAACCTCTCCGAGAAAACCACGGTGGGGGCTGTGGTGAGTGGCCTCAGCAACCGCAATACCCCCAAGGGCACCAACCAATCGGTGGTGTACGACCTGCTGCGCAACCAGGTACAGCGGTATAATTCCACCAACACTGGCGAGAATCATCTCGAAAACTTCGCCGGCAACCTCAACTTCCGGCACACCTTCGCCAACGCTGCCGGGCCGCAGGAGCTCACGGCCGATGCCGACTACGCCCGCTACCGCAGCACCCGCGACCAGTTGCTGCAAACCTATTTTGTGGGCGAGCCGGCGCTGGCCAACCGCTTGGACCAGGACGGGCGGCTGGCCATTCAATCGGTGAAGGCCGACTATACGCAGGCGCTCAGCAAGGAGCTGCGGCTCGACGTGGGCGCCAAAGCCAGCCTGGTGACGGCCGACAATGACCTTCAGAATTTCACCAACGGGCAGCTGGATTTGAACCGCTCAAACCGCTTTCGCTACGACGAGAACATCAACGCAGGCTATCTGAACCTGAACTACAGCCAGCCCAAGCTGACGCTGCAAGTGGGCCTGCGCGGTGAGCAAACCCGCGCCACGGGCCGGCAGGACCGCGAGGTGGAATACCAGAACTTCGAGCGCAACTACTTCCAGCTGTTTCCGAGCGCCGCCATCAAGCGCCAGCTCACGGAAAACCACGAACTGGCCATGTCGCTGAGCCGGCGCATCGACCGGCCGGGCTACCAGCAGCTCAACCCCTTCCGCCAGCTCATCGACCGCACCACCTCGGGCAGCGGCAACCCCAACCTGCTGCCCCAAACCAGCTACAACGTGGAGCTGACCCACACCTTCAAGCAGAAGTACAGCCTGGGCCTGAGCTACAGCCGCACCAGCGACCCCATCATCAACACGGTAGAGCCCGAGTCGCAAAGCACGGTGGTTTCGACCTTCCGCAACCTCGACCTGCAGCACTACTACGCCCTCACCCTGACGGCCCCGGTGGACATTACCAAATGGTGGAAGACTTATAACAACGCCGTGCTGTATTACAACCGCTTCGAGGGCGCCGTGGCGGGCACCAACCTTGACCGCGGCGGCGCGACCCTGAACCTGACCTCGAACCACACCTTCACCTTCGGCAAAGGCTGGGGCGCCGAGCTGAACGGCAGCTACGATTCGCGGCAAGTGGAAGGCTTCTTTGTGCAGCGGCCTAACGGCGAACTGAGCGCCGGGGTGCAAAAGAGCCTGTGGGACCGCAAAGGCACCCTGAAACTGGCCGTGAACGACATCTTCTTCACGCGAATTGGCCGCGTAACGTCCACTTATGACAACTACGTGGAGCGCTTCGTGATGCAGCGCGACACGCGCTTCGTCAACCTGACCTTCGGCTACCGTTTCGGTAACGAGAAGCTGGCGCCCACGAAGCGCCGTAGCGGCGGGGCCGAGGACGAGAAGCGCCGCGCGGGTTAG
- a CDS encoding MarR family winged helix-turn-helix transcriptional regulator — MLSSIIFYSLDKAIRSYRRMAQANIDRAGLGITVDQWLVLRVLLEHNDLTQQDIAERVFKDQASVARMLALLVKRGLLSAIPLPHDGRRTQLRVSEQGHRMLDAVQPIVLDNRAVALAGVSEEELAVLRQLLERIALNCAPATN, encoded by the coding sequence ATGCTGAGCTCTATCATCTTTTACTCGCTCGATAAGGCCATTCGCAGCTACCGGCGCATGGCCCAGGCCAATATCGACCGGGCCGGTCTCGGCATCACCGTGGACCAGTGGCTGGTGCTGCGGGTGCTGCTGGAGCACAACGACCTCACCCAACAGGACATCGCCGAGCGGGTGTTCAAGGACCAGGCTTCGGTGGCGCGCATGCTGGCCCTGCTCGTCAAGCGCGGGTTGCTGTCAGCCATTCCGCTGCCCCACGACGGCCGCCGCACCCAACTCCGGGTGAGCGAGCAGGGCCACCGCATGCTCGACGCTGTGCAGCCCATCGTGCTCGACAACCGGGCCGTGGCCCTGGCCGGCGTCAGCGAAGAGGAACTCGCGGTGCTGCGACAACTGCTGGAGCGCATCGCCCTGAATTGCGCTCCGGCCACCAACTGA